The Microscilla marina ATCC 23134 genome has a segment encoding these proteins:
- a CDS encoding RNA polymerase sigma factor: protein MDVGKSNKQFSEKALRDFKLIDLAKENGDQKAYAELMDRYRKPLYHTMLKMVKNTDDAEDLTIEAFAKAFKGLSKFKKEYTFSTWLFRIATNNCIDFIRKKKLETLSISSSFKDDNGEEVGLDIKDGNRDPQEEAIRSQKIELMQLIVNKLPPKYQRLVELRYFKEFSYDEIAKEIEIPLGTVKAQLHRAKELLFDMVKDKRHLI from the coding sequence ATGGACGTAGGCAAATCAAACAAACAATTTTCGGAAAAAGCTCTCAGAGATTTCAAACTAATTGATTTAGCAAAAGAAAATGGCGACCAAAAAGCCTACGCTGAATTAATGGATCGTTACCGTAAGCCATTGTATCATACGATGCTTAAAATGGTGAAAAACACCGACGATGCCGAGGATTTAACTATCGAAGCTTTTGCCAAGGCCTTTAAAGGATTGAGTAAGTTTAAGAAAGAATATACTTTTAGCACCTGGTTGTTTCGTATTGCTACCAACAACTGTATAGATTTTATTAGAAAGAAAAAACTGGAAACCCTCAGCATCAGTTCTTCTTTCAAAGATGATAATGGTGAAGAAGTGGGACTAGACATCAAAGACGGCAATCGTGACCCTCAGGAAGAGGCCATCAGAAGTCAAAAAATAGAATTGATGCAACTCATTGTAAACAAGCTTCCGCCCAAATACCAAAGGTTGGTAGAGCTACGCTACTTTAAGGAGTTCTCTTATGATGAAATAGCCAAAGAAATTGAAATTCCACTGGGCACCGTAAAAGCCCAACTGCACCGTGCCAAAGAACTATTGTTTGACATGGTCAAAGATAAAAGACACTTAATTTAA
- a CDS encoding glycosyltransferase yields the protein MDYCDTNTTNHFIQVTYLLFSLLLIVTLGQLFFLLRFFARLARHPLLALPQKELSLFQLSLPQVSVVICAHNELPRLKKFLPGILAQQHPEFEVIIVNDRSTDASAAWLEAQMSIHSSLCVVTIDQTPEGWNAKKHALVQGVKTARYDVILLTDADCAVNSPHWIQHMCQPLLDPHIEIVLGFSPYFKHKGVLNWFIQYETFFTAIQYLSFALLGKAYMGVGRNLAYRRKLFANGEILERFKGITGGDDDLFINQVANAHNTSVCMHPEAHILSVPKTTWTDWYRQKLRHLSVGKLYQAKYQYLLGFLLFTQTLFWFLSILGTIFELYNSNEPIFEGIIFLFSLRMLVLLSIYNVIIRKLRIDVNVWWIPTLDFLYIFYIFIIGSLAISRKRIKWT from the coding sequence ATGGACTATTGTGACACAAACACCACCAACCATTTCATCCAAGTGACTTATTTATTATTCAGTTTATTATTGATTGTTACGCTGGGGCAACTATTTTTTTTGCTCAGGTTTTTTGCCCGGCTTGCCCGGCATCCATTGCTTGCATTGCCTCAGAAGGAACTGTCCTTGTTTCAGTTATCATTGCCTCAAGTATCGGTTGTAATATGCGCCCACAATGAATTACCCCGCCTCAAAAAATTCTTACCTGGTATACTGGCCCAACAACACCCTGAGTTTGAAGTCATCATTGTCAACGACCGCTCAACCGATGCATCGGCAGCCTGGCTCGAAGCCCAAATGTCCATCCATAGTAGTTTGTGTGTGGTCACTATAGATCAAACTCCAGAGGGTTGGAATGCCAAAAAACACGCCTTGGTGCAAGGGGTAAAAACAGCCCGTTATGACGTAATATTATTGACCGATGCCGACTGTGCGGTCAATTCGCCCCACTGGATACAACACATGTGTCAGCCTTTGCTTGATCCTCATATAGAAATTGTGCTAGGTTTTTCGCCTTATTTTAAACATAAAGGGGTACTTAACTGGTTTATACAATATGAGACCTTCTTTACAGCAATACAATACCTGTCTTTTGCTTTATTGGGTAAAGCTTACATGGGAGTAGGGCGTAATTTAGCCTATAGGCGAAAATTATTTGCTAATGGAGAAATACTTGAGCGGTTCAAGGGAATTACCGGGGGCGACGATGATTTATTTATCAATCAGGTAGCCAATGCCCATAATACAAGCGTATGTATGCACCCGGAAGCGCACATATTGTCAGTGCCTAAAACTACCTGGACTGACTGGTATCGTCAAAAATTACGACATTTGTCAGTAGGAAAACTCTACCAGGCTAAATATCAGTACTTGTTAGGTTTTTTACTGTTTACACAAACTTTATTTTGGTTTTTGAGTATTTTAGGGACGATATTTGAGCTATATAATTCAAATGAACCAATATTTGAAGGAATAATTTTTCTATTTTCATTGAGAATGTTAGTTTTACTATCAATTTATAATGTAATAATTCGTAAATTGCGTATTGATGTAAACGTGTGGTGGATTCCTACATTGGATTTTTTGTACATTTTTTATATATTTATCATAGGATCATTAGCAATTAGCAGAAAGAGAATAAAATGGACGTAG
- a CDS encoding peroxiredoxin family protein, producing the protein MKGRIVGLGGLLLILVLLLSMWSCQNSKGGVNSGVNARKIITNDKPNPQAQKIPDVQFTTLDGKPFTRKDLDKKTTMFFLFNSLCHHCQDNAKNLVKHANQLKGKQVILFSSEPIKALKTFDEAYEMNKYDNYRVMQIEEKKIFDYFGHVMTPSVFIYNRHHELVQKINGNTFFEFILNNVPVDQS; encoded by the coding sequence ATGAAAGGAAGAATTGTTGGATTAGGAGGGTTGCTGCTCATTTTAGTGCTTTTGTTAAGCATGTGGAGCTGCCAAAACTCTAAAGGAGGAGTAAACAGTGGGGTTAACGCCAGAAAAATAATTACCAATGACAAGCCCAACCCTCAAGCTCAGAAAATACCCGATGTACAATTTACTACCCTTGACGGGAAACCCTTTACGCGCAAAGACCTTGACAAAAAAACCACCATGTTTTTCTTGTTCAATTCTTTGTGTCATCATTGTCAAGACAACGCCAAGAACCTGGTCAAACACGCTAACCAGTTAAAAGGTAAACAAGTAATTCTGTTTTCCAGTGAGCCAATCAAAGCACTGAAAACGTTTGATGAGGCTTATGAGATGAATAAGTATGACAACTATAGGGTAATGCAAATTGAAGAGAAAAAAATATTTGATTACTTTGGCCATGTCATGACTCCCAGTGTATTTATCTATAACCGTCACCACGAGTTGGTGCAAAAAATCAATGGAAACACTTTCTTTGAGTTTATTTTAAATAATGTACCAGTAGACCAAAGCTAA
- a CDS encoding LptF/LptG family permease produces the protein MLKRLDKYILKKFLVTFFFVVIILISIIVIIDITEKIGDFNKMDQTVWQIFTKYYLNFIPYWANSLSPILIFIATVFVTARLATHTEIIAILSSGVSFKRMLVPYLLGSSLIAVLTFYLIGWVIPKANRVRLKFENTHIKDKFYFTDRNVHLKIAPNTFAYIESYDNTSHVGYKFTLENISGFEYDGKRQQKKLNSKVECRRILWDKDRKKWVMENYKITEFNRGDSLNYKITYGQSLDTLMNLKPSDFESKYMFNEQLTSDQLEAYIAELKQRGVGKLETYLVERYERMAYPFAVIILTVIGVIVSSRKTREGAGLQIAVGFGLAFIYVMLIMVSRSIGKNGELPPLVAAWMPNILFALIGLIMYKRVPK, from the coding sequence ATGCTCAAAAGGTTAGACAAGTATATACTAAAGAAATTTTTAGTTACCTTCTTTTTTGTGGTGATTATATTGATCTCTATTATAGTGATCATTGATATTACCGAAAAGATTGGGGACTTTAACAAGATGGATCAAACGGTTTGGCAAATCTTTACGAAGTATTACCTCAACTTTATTCCTTACTGGGCAAACTCCCTCAGTCCTATCCTCATATTTATAGCTACAGTATTTGTAACCGCCCGCCTTGCCACTCATACCGAAATCATTGCTATTTTGAGCAGTGGCGTAAGTTTTAAACGTATGCTGGTGCCCTACCTGCTGGGCTCTTCACTGATAGCAGTACTTACCTTTTACCTCATTGGGTGGGTGATACCCAAAGCCAACCGGGTAAGGCTCAAGTTTGAAAATACCCACATCAAAGACAAGTTCTATTTTACTGACCGCAATGTGCACTTGAAAATAGCTCCCAATACCTTTGCTTACATAGAAAGCTACGACAATACCAGTCATGTGGGCTACAAATTTACCCTCGAAAACATCAGTGGCTTTGAGTATGACGGCAAAAGACAACAGAAAAAGTTAAACAGTAAGGTAGAATGCCGACGCATATTGTGGGACAAAGACCGCAAAAAGTGGGTCATGGAAAACTATAAAATTACGGAGTTTAACCGAGGGGATTCTCTCAACTATAAGATTACTTACGGGCAAAGCCTGGATACTTTGATGAATCTGAAACCATCAGATTTTGAAAGCAAGTACATGTTCAATGAACAGCTTACGTCTGATCAGCTGGAAGCCTATATAGCGGAACTGAAGCAACGGGGGGTGGGCAAACTGGAAACTTATCTGGTAGAGCGTTATGAGCGGATGGCCTATCCTTTTGCCGTAATTATTCTCACCGTGATTGGAGTAATTGTGTCGAGCCGTAAAACCCGTGAAGGCGCAGGGCTACAAATAGCGGTGGGGTTTGGACTGGCTTTTATTTATGTCATGTTGATTATGGTGAGCCGGAGTATTGGTAAAAATGGAGAGTTGCCCCCCTTGGTTGCTGCCTGGATGCCCAATATCTTATTTGCTTTGATTGGTTTAATTATGTACAAACGGGTGCCTAAATAG
- a CDS encoding O-methyltransferase, which yields MIKEYLRHLVTAKTVRSVHSPFVFELYTQTIKSSKKYREFIPIEQLRKSLLKNHQSIAIKDLGAGSRKSSNNTRKVSQIARYAVSNRKTSQLLFKLVRKFQPKTIVELGTSLGINTLYLAQANPKAHITTLEGCPNIAAIARKNFAQSSGHHIHVAEGNIDHTLPVILDTLPLLDFVFFDANHRYTPTLQYFELCLAQAHENSLFVFDDIYWSAEMQQAWQTIRQHPEVTLSIDLFRVGLIFFRKNQPVQHFRLQF from the coding sequence TTGATAAAAGAATATTTACGCCATTTAGTTACGGCAAAAACAGTACGTTCGGTACATTCACCTTTTGTGTTTGAGTTATATACCCAAACGATTAAATCCTCAAAAAAATACCGTGAGTTTATACCTATAGAACAGCTAAGAAAGAGTTTGCTCAAAAATCATCAGTCTATTGCCATCAAAGATTTGGGAGCAGGCTCTAGAAAAAGTTCTAACAACACACGTAAAGTGAGCCAAATTGCCCGGTACGCTGTTTCTAACCGAAAAACCAGTCAATTACTTTTCAAACTTGTCCGTAAATTCCAACCTAAAACCATCGTAGAGCTGGGCACTTCGCTGGGTATTAATACCCTGTACCTTGCTCAAGCCAACCCCAAGGCCCATATTACTACGCTGGAAGGCTGCCCCAATATAGCTGCCATTGCCCGAAAAAACTTTGCTCAAAGCAGTGGCCACCACATTCACGTGGCTGAAGGCAATATTGACCATACACTGCCTGTAATACTGGACACCCTGCCCCTGCTCGACTTTGTGTTTTTTGATGCCAACCACCGCTACACACCTACCCTGCAATATTTTGAGCTTTGCTTGGCCCAGGCACACGAAAACAGCCTATTTGTGTTTGACGACATCTACTGGTCGGCAGAAATGCAACAAGCCTGGCAAACTATCAGGCAACACCCCGAAGTAACCCTTAGCATCGACTTATTTAGGGTAGGATTGATTTTTTTTAGGAAAAATCAACCGGTACAGCATTTCAGGCTACAGTTTTAA
- the tgt gene encoding tRNA guanosine(34) transglycosylase Tgt, whose amino-acid sequence MKFELKATDPNSSARAGVMTTAHGDIQTPIFMPVGTAGTVKAVHQREIKEDINAQIILGNTYHLYLRPGLDILKKFGGLHKFNGWDRPILTDSGGYQVYSLAGIRKIKEEGVTFQSHIDGSKHHFSPETVMDIQRAIGADIMMAFDECTPYPCEYDYAKKSMEMTHRWLKRCCDRFDATQPLYGYDQTLFPIVQGSTYKDLRKQSAEVIASFERDGNAIGGLSVGEPHELMYESTELVCSILPKDKPRYLMGVGTPENILEGIALGVDMFDCVMPTRNARNGMLFTTQGVINIKNKKWEDDQTPIDEHLGGYVSTFYSKGYLRHLVHCKEMLGAQIASVHNLTFYLWLVKQAREQILAGTFLEWKNKMVKHLMQRL is encoded by the coding sequence ATGAAATTTGAACTAAAAGCCACCGATCCTAACAGCAGTGCCCGGGCTGGTGTAATGACCACCGCCCACGGTGATATACAAACCCCTATTTTTATGCCGGTAGGCACCGCTGGCACTGTAAAAGCGGTTCATCAGAGAGAAATCAAAGAAGACATCAATGCTCAGATTATTTTGGGGAACACCTACCACCTTTACCTTCGTCCTGGGCTTGATATTCTCAAAAAATTTGGTGGTTTACATAAATTTAATGGTTGGGATCGCCCCATTCTGACCGATAGTGGTGGCTACCAGGTATATTCGCTGGCGGGTATTCGCAAAATAAAAGAAGAAGGAGTTACTTTTCAATCACACATCGACGGGTCAAAGCACCACTTTAGCCCCGAAACCGTCATGGACATTCAGCGTGCCATTGGTGCCGATATTATGATGGCGTTTGATGAGTGCACCCCTTACCCTTGTGAATATGACTACGCCAAAAAGTCTATGGAAATGACCCACCGTTGGCTAAAGCGCTGTTGCGACCGGTTTGACGCTACCCAACCTTTGTATGGGTATGACCAAACGCTTTTTCCGATTGTACAAGGCAGTACTTACAAAGACCTAAGAAAACAGTCTGCCGAGGTAATCGCAAGCTTTGAGCGAGATGGCAATGCTATAGGTGGGTTGTCTGTGGGAGAGCCGCATGAACTAATGTATGAAAGCACTGAATTGGTATGCAGTATTTTGCCCAAAGACAAGCCGCGCTATCTGATGGGGGTAGGTACTCCCGAAAACATTCTGGAAGGGATTGCGCTGGGGGTAGATATGTTTGACTGTGTAATGCCTACCCGCAACGCCCGCAATGGAATGCTTTTTACGACCCAGGGGGTGATCAATATCAAGAATAAAAAATGGGAGGATGACCAAACGCCTATAGATGAACACCTGGGGGGCTATGTCAGCACTTTTTACTCCAAGGGTTACCTGCGCCACCTGGTGCATTGCAAAGAGATGCTGGGCGCACAAATAGCCTCAGTGCATAACCTTACTTTTTACCTTTGGTTGGTAAAGCAAGCCCGTGAGCAAATATTGGCGGGTACTTTTCTTGAATGGAAAAACAAGATGGTAAAGCACTTGATGCAACGTTTGTAG